In Archocentrus centrarchus isolate MPI-CPG fArcCen1 chromosome 16, fArcCen1, whole genome shotgun sequence, a single window of DNA contains:
- the LOC115794185 gene encoding four and a half LIM domains protein 3: MADRFDCDHCKESLYGRKYIQSDDSPYCIPCYDSLFSNTCDECKELIGHDARELFYEDRHYHEHCFRCFRCDRSLADEPFTSQDDALLCNDCYCNEFSSKCVACDKIVMPGTRKLEYAGSTWHEGCFICHSCAQPIGSKSFIPDKDEHYCVPCYEDKFAPRCTRCKKTLTKGGVTYRDEPWHKECFVCTNCKMQLAGQHFTSRDDSPYCLKCFGSLYAKKCEACSKPITGFGGGKYISFEDRQWHQPCFTCSQCSVSLVGAGFFPDGDRILCRDCHSSL, encoded by the exons ATGGCTGACCGATTTGACTGTGACCATTGCAAAGAATCCCTGTATGGCCGCAAGTACATCCAGTCTGATGACAGTCCCTACTGCATCCCTTGCTATGACAGCTTGTTCTCGAACACATGTGACGAGTGCAAAGAACTGATTGGCCATGACGCAAGG GAACTCTTCTACGAAGACCGGCATTATCATGAGCACTGCTTCCGCTGCTTCCGCTGCGATCGTTCTCTGGCAGATGAGCCCTTCACTAGCCAGGATGATGCACTGCTCTGCAATGACTGCTACTGTAATGAATTCTCCTCCAAGTGTGTAGCCTGTGACAAGATTGTCATGCCAG GCACAAGAAAACTAGAGTATGCTGGTTCTACTTGGCATGAGGGCTGTTTCATCTGTCACAGCTGCGCACAGCCAATTGGCTCAAAGTCCTTCATTCCCGACAAGGATGAGCACTACTGCGTGCCCTGCTACGAGGACAAGTTCGCTCCACGCTGCACACGCTGTAAAAAG acccTGACTAAAGGTGGAGTGACCTATCGTGATGAGCCGTGGCATAAGGAGTGTTTTGTGTGCACCAACTGCAAGATGCAGCTGGCAGGTCAGCACTTCACCTCCCGGGACGACAGCCCTTACTGCCTCAAGTGCTTTGGCAGCCTGTACGCCAAGAAGTGTGAGGCCTGCAGCAAACCCATCACAG GCTTCGGAGGAGGAAAGTACATCTCATTTGAAGATCGGCAGTGGCATCAGCCGTGTTTCACCTGCTCGCAGTGCTCTGTTTCGCTTGTTGGTGCTGGCTTTTTCCCTGATGGTGACAGAATCTTATGCCGTGACTGCCACAGCAGCCTATAG
- the LOC115794188 gene encoding LOW QUALITY PROTEIN: R-spondin-1-like (The sequence of the model RefSeq protein was modified relative to this genomic sequence to represent the inferred CDS: inserted 1 base in 1 codon) produces MQLGLVALAMVFLSSMGHSDVLKLSKARRHRRVSTEGPPSCPKGCDRCSEYNGCIKCKPKLFIFLERNDIRQIGVCLASCPMGYFGMRNPEGNNRCTQCKIDNCEACFNRXFCTKCKEGLYSHSGRCYVSCPPGQRTVNETMECVGQRASECELGEWSQWGSCMKKNKTCGFKKGTQSRVRVPLPQVHSPDTSPPFVPSQTCAPETERRKCVVTKTPCARERKNKGDRQDDTNRRERENARGRGQDSRGGGGGGGGGKRRKGQSRTTTAPSITTSSVT; encoded by the exons ATGCAGCTAGGACTGGTGGCGCTGGCAATGGTCTTTCTCAGCTCCATGGGTCACAGTGATGTTCTGAAGCTCTCCAAGGCAAGAAGACATAGACGTG TTAGCACTGAGGGGCCCCCATCTTGCCCCAAAGGCTGTGACCGATGTTCTGAGTATAACGGCTGCATTAAATGCAAGCCCAAGCTCTTCATCTTCTTGGAGCGCAATGACATCCGTCAGATAGGcgtgtgccttgcctcctgccCCAtgggatactttggcatgagGAACCCTGAAGGCAATAACCGATGCACCC AATGTAAAATAGACAATTGTGAAGCGTGTTTCAATC AATTTTGCACAAAATGTAAGGAGGGCTTGTATTCACACAGTGGGAGATGTTATGTCAGCTGCCCTCCAGGTCAACGCACCGTTAATGAGACCATGGAGTGTGTCG GTCAACGTGCTTCAGAGTGTGAACTGGGTGAGTGGAGCCAATGGGGTTCCTgtatgaagaaaaacaaaacatgtggaTTTAAGAAAGGCACCCAGTCCCGGGTTCGTGTACCCCTTCCGCAGGTTCACAGTCCGGACACCTCTCCTCCTTTTGTACCCTCGCAGACCTGTGctccagagacagagaggaggaagtgTGTCGTGACCAAAACTCCTTGTGCGAGgg agaggAAGAATAAAGGAGACAGACAAGATGATACAAAcaggagagaaagggagaatGCACGTGGGCGAGGACAAGAcagtagaggaggaggaggaggaggaggaggtggaaagCGGAGAAAAGGCCAGAGCAGGACGACCACTGCTCCCAGCATCACAACTAGCTCTGTCACCTAA